A genomic segment from Pyruvatibacter sp. encodes:
- a CDS encoding ETC complex I subunit, which produces MVARIYQPAKTAMQSGTAKTHLWLFEYEPEAAREIDPLMGWTSSGDMNGQIQLRFATKDEAVAYAEKHKIPYQVFEPQPRAARPKAYSDNFRSNRVDGNWTH; this is translated from the coding sequence ATGGTAGCGCGCATCTATCAGCCGGCCAAAACGGCCATGCAGTCAGGCACAGCAAAGACCCATCTGTGGCTCTTTGAGTATGAGCCCGAAGCCGCGCGCGAAATTGATCCGTTGATGGGCTGGACCAGCTCCGGTGACATGAACGGCCAGATTCAGCTTCGCTTCGCCACAAAGGACGAAGCCGTGGCCTATGCCGAGAAACACAAAATCCCTTATCAGGTGTTTGAGCCCCAGCCGCGCGCCGCACGGCCCAAGGCCTATTCCGACAATTTCAGATCCAACCGGGTGGACGGCAACTGGACGCACTGA
- the metC gene encoding cystathionine beta-lyase: MKDETRAIHAGRDPKANHGIVNPPVYHASTVLYPTYEALRNPPSRVQYGRRGTPTTFALEDAVMALEGGAGCALVPSGLAAVTTALLALLSSGDHLLMTDSAYGPTRTFCDTFLKRMGVETTYYDPVIGEGIKTLMTNRTKVVFVESPGSLTFEVQDIPAIAKAAHAMGAKVVLDNTWASPLFFKPFEHGCDVSIQAATKYIVGHADTMMGTITANEDTWPLIHAAHGQLGQCAAPDDIYLALRGLRTISVRLNQHMQQGIELATWLGERDEISHVFHPALPSHPGHDIWKRDFLGASGLFSVVLKPVEEHALAAMLDGLNLFGMGYSWGGFESLVIPANPRHNRTATTWDIPGRLLRFHAGLEHMDDLKADLELAFERLKAAS; this comes from the coding sequence ATGAAAGACGAAACCAGAGCCATCCATGCGGGCCGCGACCCGAAGGCCAATCACGGCATTGTCAATCCGCCGGTTTATCACGCTTCCACGGTGCTCTACCCCACCTACGAGGCGCTGCGAAACCCGCCCTCGCGGGTGCAGTATGGCCGTCGCGGAACCCCGACAACGTTTGCGCTTGAAGATGCCGTCATGGCGCTTGAGGGTGGTGCCGGATGTGCGCTGGTGCCGTCGGGGCTTGCGGCTGTGACAACCGCCCTGCTCGCCCTTCTGAGTTCGGGCGACCACCTTTTGATGACCGACAGCGCCTACGGTCCCACGCGCACGTTCTGCGATACGTTCCTCAAGCGCATGGGCGTTGAAACCACCTACTACGATCCGGTCATCGGTGAGGGCATCAAAACCCTGATGACTAACCGTACTAAAGTTGTGTTTGTTGAAAGCCCCGGCTCGCTCACCTTCGAGGTGCAGGACATCCCCGCAATTGCCAAAGCGGCCCACGCAATGGGAGCAAAGGTTGTTCTGGACAACACCTGGGCCTCGCCATTGTTCTTCAAGCCGTTTGAGCACGGCTGCGACGTGTCAATTCAGGCTGCCACAAAATACATCGTCGGCCACGCGGATACGATGATGGGAACGATTACCGCCAACGAGGACACCTGGCCGCTGATCCATGCGGCCCATGGCCAACTTGGCCAGTGCGCCGCCCCGGACGACATTTACCTTGCGTTGCGCGGCTTGCGGACAATCAGTGTACGTCTCAACCAGCATATGCAGCAAGGTATTGAGCTTGCCACTTGGCTGGGTGAGCGAGACGAGATTTCCCACGTATTTCATCCTGCTCTCCCGTCGCATCCGGGCCATGATATCTGGAAACGGGATTTTCTGGGTGCCAGCGGGCTTTTTTCAGTCGTGCTTAAGCCTGTTGAGGAGCATGCCCTTGCCGCCATGCTGGACGGTCTGAACCTGTTCGGCATGGGCTACTCATGGGGCGGCTTTGAGAGCCTTGTGATCCCTGCCAATCCCCGCCACAACAGAACGGCAACCACATGGGACATTCCCGGTCGGTTGCTGCGCTTCCATGCGGGCCTTGAGCACATGGATGATCTCAAGGCCGACCTTGAACTGGCCTTTGAACGCCTGAAGGCCGCCTCCTGA
- the modB gene encoding molybdate ABC transporter permease subunit, translated as MWSITEAEWQALWVSLSVAGVSLMLSMPLALLTGWALARWQFWGKTALDILVHLPLVMPPVALGYLLLLALGPRGPLGEPLEEWFGITVAFSWTGAVIVAAVSGFPLAVRAIRISAENVEERLLQAARTLGKSAFGAFLTVALPLMVPGIVAGGVLAFARALGEFGATITFAASIPGETRTLPLALHTFLQTPGGEDAALRVLILSITVAVAALVTSEYLVRRSTRV; from the coding sequence ATGTGGAGCATTACAGAGGCAGAATGGCAGGCCCTTTGGGTATCGCTCTCGGTAGCAGGCGTAAGCCTTATGCTGTCCATGCCACTGGCGCTGCTCACAGGGTGGGCACTCGCCCGCTGGCAGTTCTGGGGCAAGACCGCGCTGGATATTCTGGTGCATCTGCCACTGGTCATGCCGCCGGTTGCGCTCGGCTATCTGCTGCTGCTGGCCCTGGGCCCACGCGGACCATTGGGGGAGCCACTTGAAGAATGGTTCGGTATTACCGTGGCTTTCTCCTGGACCGGCGCTGTCATTGTAGCTGCGGTAAGCGGTTTTCCGCTGGCAGTGCGCGCCATTCGTATCTCTGCCGAGAATGTGGAAGAGCGGTTGCTGCAAGCAGCACGCACACTTGGCAAGTCAGCCTTTGGGGCCTTTCTGACGGTGGCGCTGCCACTGATGGTGCCAGGCATCGTAGCCGGCGGTGTTCTGGCCTTTGCCCGTGCGCTTGGCGAGTTTGGGGCCACCATTACCTTTGCGGCATCCATTCCCGGTGAAACACGCACCCTGCCCCTGGCCCTGCACACCTTCCTGCAAACACCCGGCGGCGAGGACGCCGCCCTGCGCGTGCTGATACTCTCAATAACGGTTGCGGTGGCAGCACTGGTGACGTCAGAATATCTGGTGCGCCGCTCAACCCGAGTCTGA
- a CDS encoding calcium/sodium antiporter: protein MALLSISVGILLLWFGGTYFVRGSVAIAHRLHVSELMIGLTLVGFGTSLPELVTSMGAALSDSPGLAVGNVVGSNIANILLILGLVAFVRPFACNMASFYRDALALSAATLVGVIVILNGSIGIAHGVAMLAALTAYIAFAYVTEQKTPHTDGNAASIETSPAFSSSPAAPSSSTAPPILLIGTWVVVGLAAVIAGAWLLIEGAIELATFWGVSKTFIGLTVVAVGTSVPELMITLIAALRGQSDIALGNVIGSNIFNLLGILGLTSVVTTIDVPADLKALDLAAMALAAAALIAVAGLRKHFGRVSGAVFVALYLAYTLGRTQFAA from the coding sequence ATGGCATTATTAAGCATCTCGGTCGGCATTTTGCTGCTTTGGTTCGGCGGCACCTATTTCGTTCGCGGCAGTGTCGCCATTGCCCACCGGCTCCATGTCTCGGAACTGATGATTGGACTGACCCTTGTCGGTTTTGGCACATCACTGCCGGAGCTGGTCACAAGCATGGGAGCAGCGCTTTCAGATTCACCGGGCCTTGCTGTTGGCAACGTCGTGGGAAGCAACATTGCCAATATCCTGCTTATTCTGGGGCTTGTTGCGTTTGTCCGCCCCTTTGCCTGCAACATGGCGTCCTTCTATCGCGACGCACTGGCCCTCAGCGCAGCAACGCTGGTCGGCGTTATTGTCATACTGAACGGAAGCATCGGCATCGCCCATGGCGTTGCCATGCTTGCGGCGCTCACCGCCTACATAGCCTTTGCATATGTGACTGAACAAAAAACGCCCCACACAGATGGCAACGCAGCGAGCATTGAAACCTCGCCTGCTTTTTCTTCCTCACCCGCCGCCCCCTCCTCGTCCACTGCTCCGCCCATCTTGCTGATTGGCACATGGGTGGTTGTCGGCCTGGCTGCGGTAATTGCCGGAGCGTGGTTGCTGATTGAGGGGGCAATCGAGCTTGCAACCTTCTGGGGCGTCTCAAAGACATTCATCGGCCTGACAGTCGTGGCCGTCGGTACTTCGGTGCCTGAATTGATGATAACGTTGATTGCAGCACTGCGCGGCCAGTCGGATATTGCGCTGGGCAATGTCATTGGCAGCAACATATTCAACCTCCTGGGTATCCTCGGGCTGACCTCGGTGGTGACCACCATCGACGTGCCCGCTGACCTCAAGGCACTTGACCTCGCCGCAATGGCATTGGCCGCAGCAGCGCTGATAGCCGTGGCAGGACTTCGAAAACACTTTGGAAGAGTGTCCGGCGCTGTGTTTGTTGCGCTCTACCTCGCCTACACACTCGGTCGCACGCAGTTTGCCGCCTGA
- a CDS encoding amino acid ABC transporter substrate-binding protein has protein sequence MIATALCIAAQHPMHKTALMGLAGWLAFGVVAVTTASAQPADAGATLAAIKDKGYVQCGVSQGLPGFSNPDATGEWTGLDVDLCRGIAAAIFGDASAVRFTPLSAKERFTALQSREIDVLSRNTTWTLDRDTSLGVNFAGVNYYDGQGLMVRKSVGVTDALELDGVTLCTNTGTTTELNVADFFRSNNLEYKVLAFEKADEVVAAYNANRCDVYTTDVSGLAAQRLKLTDPDEHVILDRTISKEPLGPAVRQGDDQWLDIVRWSLNVMVAAEELGVTSANVEEMKTSDNPEIKRLLGTEGAFGEALGLSNDWAFNIIKAVGNYGESFERNLGMETPLRLPRGQNALYTDGGLQYAIPVR, from the coding sequence ATGATTGCCACTGCCCTTTGTATTGCCGCGCAGCACCCGATGCACAAGACAGCCTTGATGGGACTTGCCGGATGGCTTGCATTTGGGGTGGTTGCTGTCACGACCGCGTCTGCCCAGCCTGCTGATGCCGGCGCGACGCTTGCTGCCATCAAGGACAAGGGCTACGTCCAGTGTGGCGTGAGCCAGGGGCTGCCTGGTTTTTCCAACCCGGACGCGACCGGCGAGTGGACCGGCCTTGATGTTGATCTGTGTCGCGGTATTGCGGCGGCCATTTTTGGCGATGCATCGGCTGTGCGGTTTACGCCGCTTTCGGCCAAGGAGCGATTTACAGCTCTGCAGTCGCGCGAGATTGATGTGCTGTCGCGCAACACGACCTGGACGCTTGATCGTGATACGTCGCTTGGTGTGAACTTTGCCGGCGTCAATTATTATGACGGGCAGGGGCTGATGGTGCGAAAGTCAGTTGGCGTGACGGATGCCCTTGAACTTGACGGTGTGACTCTGTGCACCAATACAGGCACAACCACCGAGTTGAATGTCGCTGACTTCTTCCGGTCCAACAATCTTGAATACAAGGTTCTGGCCTTCGAGAAGGCCGACGAAGTTGTGGCGGCCTACAATGCCAATCGCTGCGATGTGTACACCACCGATGTATCGGGCCTTGCCGCCCAACGACTGAAGCTGACAGACCCGGACGAGCATGTGATCCTCGACCGGACTATTTCAAAGGAACCGCTTGGTCCTGCCGTGCGCCAGGGTGATGACCAGTGGCTGGATATTGTCCGCTGGTCGCTCAACGTGATGGTGGCGGCTGAAGAACTGGGCGTGACATCCGCCAACGTCGAAGAGATGAAAACCAGCGACAACCCGGAAATCAAAAGGCTGCTGGGCACCGAAGGTGCCTTCGGCGAGGCGCTGGGTCTCAGCAATGACTGGGCGTTCAACATCATCAAGGCTGTGGGCAACTATGGTGAGAGTTTCGAACGCAACCTTGGCATGGAAACCCCGCTGCGTTTGCCCCGTGGTCAGAACGCCCTTTATACCGATGGCGGGTTGCAATACGCCATTCCGGTTCGCTAA
- a CDS encoding D-arabinono-1,4-lactone oxidase: MSSRNNQAVWTNWSGALSCVPAQTVAASNEDEIAAAIRSAAENGLGPVRAPGTGHSFTPIVVTDGTLVDIDAHEGVVAADTASGLVHVRAGTKISDMGAPLLEAGLALANQGDINRQSIAGAVSTGTHGTGLTLGSVSSQVAGLRIAMANGESVDASADTNADIYNAGRVSLGTLGILTELTLQCVPAYALKETGGRMAVSDVFAQMDTLVADNRHFEFFWFPFADDVLVKFLNTTDEPARPPRPSSGGGMEHYAMVGACELSRVLPFLRGPLQRFLTSNAGARYMGAEEFSQKAKVRHAYQAFPSDREVRFNEMEYSVPLESGPDCVREVAEHMRKRGGNFIFPIEYRTVKGDDIWLSPFQGRDSVSISIHQYAKQNYRRLFDGVEAIFRSYGGRPHWGKLHTLTARELAPLYPHWDDFQAVRKRMDPDGLFLTPYLARLFGEDN, encoded by the coding sequence ATGAGCAGTCGGAACAATCAGGCGGTGTGGACAAACTGGTCAGGCGCGTTGTCATGCGTACCGGCGCAGACAGTTGCTGCAAGCAACGAAGATGAGATCGCGGCAGCAATCAGGTCGGCTGCAGAAAACGGTCTTGGGCCGGTGCGTGCGCCTGGAACCGGGCATTCGTTCACGCCGATCGTCGTTACCGATGGCACGCTGGTTGATATTGATGCGCATGAGGGCGTGGTGGCGGCTGATACTGCCAGCGGCCTGGTGCACGTGCGGGCGGGAACCAAAATATCAGATATGGGAGCGCCGCTCCTGGAGGCAGGGCTGGCGCTGGCCAACCAGGGCGACATAAACCGGCAGTCTATTGCCGGCGCGGTATCCACCGGAACGCACGGCACGGGGCTGACGCTGGGCTCTGTGTCGTCGCAGGTGGCAGGTCTGCGTATCGCCATGGCAAATGGCGAGAGCGTTGACGCCTCGGCAGACACGAACGCCGACATCTACAATGCCGGACGGGTGTCGCTTGGTACGCTGGGTATTTTGACCGAACTCACCTTGCAGTGCGTACCGGCTTACGCCCTGAAAGAGACGGGCGGGCGGATGGCGGTGAGTGATGTGTTTGCGCAGATGGACACGCTTGTTGCGGACAATCGCCATTTCGAGTTTTTCTGGTTTCCGTTTGCCGACGATGTGCTGGTGAAGTTCCTGAACACCACGGACGAGCCCGCGCGGCCGCCGCGCCCGTCGTCGGGTGGTGGCATGGAGCACTACGCCATGGTGGGGGCGTGCGAACTGAGCCGTGTGCTGCCGTTCCTGCGCGGACCCTTGCAGCGCTTTTTGACCAGCAACGCGGGTGCGCGCTACATGGGCGCTGAGGAGTTTTCGCAAAAGGCCAAGGTGCGCCATGCCTATCAGGCGTTTCCAAGCGACCGCGAAGTGCGCTTCAACGAAATGGAATATTCGGTGCCGCTTGAAAGCGGGCCGGACTGTGTGCGCGAAGTGGCCGAGCACATGCGCAAGCGCGGCGGCAATTTCATTTTTCCGATTGAGTATCGCACGGTGAAGGGTGACGACATATGGCTCAGCCCGTTTCAGGGCCGCGACAGTGTGTCGATCTCGATTCATCAATATGCAAAACAAAACTATCGTCGGCTGTTTGACGGTGTGGAGGCGATTTTCCGCAGCTATGGCGGACGGCCGCACTGGGGCAAGCTGCACACGCTGACGGCGCGTGAACTGGCACCGCTCTATCCGCATTGGGACGACTTTCAGGCGGTGCGTAAACGTATGGATCCGGACGGTCTTTTCCTCACGCCATATCTGGCGAGGTTGTTTGGGGAAGACAACTAG
- a CDS encoding amino acid ABC transporter permease, with protein sequence MSSPDTATPPRASLVNDPRVRGIVYQLIALVVVVWAGTEIWTNAVSNLERANIASGFGFLDTTAGFGIVQTLVSYTEESTYGRAFLVGLVNTLVVAGIGIVLATILGFLVGIGSLSRNWLMSQICLVFVETMRNIPLLLHIFFWYFAVLRSVPGPRESLAFMDSFFVNNRGIYSPRPVGEDGFGVVLIVLALGIAGAIGLARWARVRRDKTGQPFPVLWSSIGLIVVLPLLAFALMGAPLTFDYPSLQGFNFRGGMVMIPEFISLVLALSIYTAAFIGENVRSGILSVSKGQTEAAFALGIKPGPTMRLVIIPQAMRVVIPPLTSQYLNLTKNSSLAVAIAYPDLVSVFAGTVLNQTGQAVEILFLTMSVYLTLSILTSMVMNWYNARIALVER encoded by the coding sequence ATGAGCAGCCCTGATACAGCCACACCGCCCAGAGCCTCACTGGTGAATGATCCACGGGTGCGTGGCATTGTTTACCAGTTGATTGCGCTGGTCGTCGTCGTGTGGGCGGGCACGGAAATCTGGACCAATGCGGTCAGTAATCTTGAGCGTGCCAATATTGCCTCCGGTTTTGGTTTTCTGGATACGACGGCCGGGTTTGGCATTGTCCAGACGCTTGTATCGTACACGGAAGAATCCACTTATGGCCGGGCGTTTCTGGTAGGGCTGGTCAACACGCTGGTCGTGGCGGGCATCGGCATTGTGCTGGCCACGATACTTGGGTTTCTGGTCGGCATCGGCTCATTGTCGCGCAACTGGCTGATGAGCCAGATATGCCTGGTATTTGTTGAGACCATGCGGAACATTCCGCTGCTGCTGCATATTTTCTTCTGGTATTTTGCCGTGTTGCGCTCGGTGCCGGGGCCACGCGAAAGCCTGGCATTCATGGACAGTTTTTTCGTCAACAATCGTGGCATCTATTCGCCGCGCCCGGTTGGTGAGGATGGTTTTGGCGTAGTGCTCATTGTGCTGGCGCTTGGCATTGCGGGTGCCATTGGGTTGGCACGCTGGGCCAGGGTTCGCCGCGACAAGACCGGTCAACCGTTCCCGGTCTTGTGGAGCAGTATCGGGCTCATCGTCGTGCTGCCGCTTCTCGCCTTTGCGCTGATGGGTGCCCCTTTGACATTCGATTATCCATCATTGCAGGGCTTCAACTTTCGTGGCGGCATGGTAATGATCCCCGAGTTCATTTCGCTGGTGCTGGCCCTGTCGATCTATACGGCAGCCTTCATCGGCGAAAATGTACGCTCAGGTATTTTGTCGGTCAGCAAAGGGCAGACCGAAGCGGCGTTCGCGCTGGGCATCAAGCCCGGCCCCACCATGCGGCTGGTGATTATTCCCCAGGCTATGCGCGTGGTCATTCCGCCGCTCACAAGCCAGTACCTGAACCTCACCAAGAACTCGTCGCTGGCGGTCGCCATTGCCTATCCTGATCTTGTGTCGGTTTTTGCCGGCACCGTGCTCAATCAGACGGGGCAGGCGGTTGAGATATTGTTCCTCACAATGTCGGTCTATCTGACGCTCTCCATTCTCACCAGCATGGTGATGAACTGGTACAACGCGCGCATTGCGCTGGTGGAGCGCTAG
- a CDS encoding cytochrome c: MPSTRVQIIAALGLFAATPSFADDMPPHDGSYKQGNEAAGKELAQNTCAICHALEPDALSPNEAAPNFHALTLSYPAEHLAEGFAEGILVGTDAHIGMPQFTLTPEQIDDLIAYLETVLPPPLVAVETDPAD; encoded by the coding sequence ATGCCTTCCACCCGCGTGCAGATTATCGCCGCCCTAGGCCTGTTTGCAGCCACGCCCTCTTTCGCCGACGATATGCCGCCGCACGATGGCAGTTACAAACAGGGAAATGAAGCCGCGGGTAAAGAGCTTGCTCAAAACACGTGTGCGATCTGCCACGCCCTTGAACCTGACGCCCTGTCGCCAAACGAAGCAGCGCCCAATTTTCATGCGCTGACGCTTTCCTATCCCGCTGAACATCTGGCGGAAGGGTTTGCGGAGGGTATTCTGGTGGGAACGGACGCACATATCGGGATGCCGCAGTTCACGTTAACGCCAGAGCAGATAGACGATTTGATTGCGTATCTGGAAACGGTGTTGCCACCACCTTTAGTGGCCGTGGAAACAGACCCTGCGGACTAG
- the modA gene encoding molybdate ABC transporter substrate-binding protein, whose amino-acid sequence MHHHKMAVLAAFAIWIVSAATAQSTSTPPLLAFAASSATNAIEDIAKRYEAEGHGRVITVFDATSRAARQIAQGAPAHLLISANPVWTQWLAACGHGIGATTRKIASGEMVLVAPVGSTLKTSLPLNAHHPAFAVRRLAIADPAGVPAGVYARETLVDLGVWEDLSPRLLTGDNVRTILGWVSAGAVDAALVYATDAAITDSVITLARVPAALHSPISYEAVATSTPHPKTQHFLDYLQTATAQNIFAAHGFLPPLNDAPAPALAVQPACG is encoded by the coding sequence ATGCATCACCACAAGATGGCAGTGCTGGCGGCTTTTGCCATCTGGATCGTCAGCGCGGCAACAGCCCAGTCAACATCTACGCCACCCCTGCTTGCGTTCGCAGCATCAAGCGCCACCAATGCCATTGAGGACATTGCGAAACGCTATGAAGCAGAGGGGCACGGACGAGTGATAACCGTGTTTGATGCAACATCGCGCGCCGCTCGCCAGATTGCTCAAGGCGCTCCTGCTCATCTGCTGATCTCAGCGAACCCGGTGTGGACGCAATGGCTTGCAGCATGTGGCCACGGCATTGGCGCTACCACACGAAAAATCGCAAGTGGCGAAATGGTGCTGGTTGCCCCGGTTGGCAGTACTCTCAAAACGAGCCTGCCGCTCAACGCGCACCACCCGGCCTTTGCGGTCAGACGCCTCGCCATCGCAGATCCTGCGGGTGTGCCTGCAGGCGTATATGCCCGCGAAACCCTTGTGGATCTTGGGGTATGGGAAGACCTGTCGCCGCGACTTTTAACCGGCGACAACGTCAGAACCATCCTTGGATGGGTCAGTGCGGGTGCTGTCGATGCAGCGCTGGTCTATGCAACGGATGCAGCCATTACGGATTCAGTCATTACATTGGCCCGCGTCCCGGCGGCTTTGCACAGCCCCATTTCCTATGAGGCGGTGGCCACATCAACACCGCATCCAAAGACGCAGCATTTTTTGGATTACCTTCAAACCGCGACTGCGCAAAATATTTTCGCGGCCCATGGTTTTCTTCCCCCTTTGAATGATGCACCGGCACCCGCCCTCGCCGTGCAACCGGCTTGCGGGTAA
- a CDS encoding DUF1329 domain-containing protein — protein sequence MRSKIKSHARLGGSAVVALLAAAAFVMPASAGVSQAEADKLGTTLTPIGAEKAGNADGTIPAWAPLANPPAHTSGDFYADPYADDQPLFTITAENKAEYADKLTGTHAALLDDIAGYKMIVYPSRRNCSYPDFVNAALKQNALNSELVADGNGVANATIGAPFPIPTEAVELVWNHNLRYRGYKLNRQFASIAPDGNAGFTPITVYDEVVFTYSNPDIPSFDSLNNISLKYLQTVIAPSRRAGELLLVHETINQVKGSRNAWQYNPGTKRVRRAPTVAYDNPQSYSDGRQTTDQFDLFNGSPDRYTWTMQGKSEKYIAYNSYKWANPENTYEQMLQPASLNQDLLRYELHRVWTVEGKIREGQRHIYTRRVKSFDEDTYNMVTGEMYDSRGQLWRVQEGHIINYYDVPTCWNNSDVTYDIQADYYNVQGLKNQEREINYSYDELDEQNLDPAALRRRGVR from the coding sequence ATGCGTTCGAAAATAAAATCACACGCCCGGCTTGGCGGTAGCGCGGTTGTTGCGCTGCTTGCTGCTGCGGCATTTGTCATGCCGGCATCTGCCGGTGTGAGCCAGGCAGAGGCCGACAAGCTCGGCACCACTCTGACACCTATCGGTGCTGAAAAGGCCGGCAATGCTGACGGCACCATTCCTGCCTGGGCACCGCTGGCCAATCCGCCGGCGCATACGTCCGGTGATTTCTACGCCGACCCCTATGCAGACGATCAGCCGCTTTTCACCATCACGGCAGAAAACAAGGCTGAGTATGCTGACAAGCTGACCGGCACCCATGCCGCTTTGCTTGACGACATTGCGGGCTACAAAATGATTGTGTACCCGTCGCGCCGCAACTGCTCGTACCCGGATTTTGTGAATGCTGCGCTCAAGCAGAATGCACTTAACTCCGAACTGGTGGCAGACGGCAACGGTGTGGCCAACGCCACAATCGGTGCACCGTTCCCAATTCCTACAGAAGCTGTGGAACTCGTGTGGAACCACAACCTTCGCTACCGTGGCTACAAGCTGAACCGTCAGTTCGCATCCATTGCGCCGGACGGCAATGCGGGCTTCACGCCCATCACCGTCTATGACGAAGTGGTGTTCACGTATTCAAACCCGGACATCCCCAGCTTCGACAGCCTGAACAACATTTCGCTGAAGTATCTGCAGACGGTTATTGCGCCGTCTCGTCGTGCTGGCGAACTGTTGCTGGTGCATGAAACCATCAACCAGGTGAAGGGCTCACGTAACGCGTGGCAGTACAACCCCGGCACCAAGCGTGTGCGTCGTGCGCCGACTGTTGCGTATGACAACCCTCAGTCCTACTCAGATGGTCGTCAGACCACGGACCAGTTTGACCTCTTCAACGGGTCGCCTGACCGTTACACATGGACCATGCAGGGCAAGTCTGAAAAGTACATTGCCTACAACTCATACAAGTGGGCAAATCCTGAAAACACCTATGAGCAGATGCTTCAACCGGCATCACTCAACCAGGACCTGCTGCGCTACGAGCTGCATCGCGTGTGGACGGTTGAAGGCAAGATCCGTGAAGGTCAGCGGCACATTTATACGCGCCGTGTGAAGTCCTTCGACGAGGACACCTACAACATGGTCACCGGCGAAATGTATGACAGCCGCGGCCAGCTATGGCGTGTTCAGGAAGGTCACATCATCAATTACTACGATGTGCCGACCTGCTGGAACAACTCGGACGTGACCTACGACATTCAGGCTGACTACTACAACGTACAGGGTCTGAAAAACCAGGAGCGTGAGATCAACTACAGCTACGATGAGCTGGACGAGCAAAATCTCGACCCGGCAGCACTTCGCCGCCGTGGCGTTCGTTAA
- a CDS encoding acetyl-CoA carboxylase biotin carboxyl carrier protein subunit: MDIKSEIAGKVWKIEAPAGTAVEEDDPVIILESMKMEIPVEAPANGKIIQVLVEEDELVSEGQVVATMET, translated from the coding sequence ATGGACATAAAATCCGAGATCGCCGGCAAGGTCTGGAAGATAGAAGCACCGGCAGGTACGGCGGTTGAAGAAGACGACCCGGTGATTATTCTGGAATCCATGAAAATGGAGATTCCCGTAGAGGCACCCGCCAATGGCAAGATCATCCAGGTACTCGTCGAGGAAGACGAACTGGTATCAGAAGGCCAGGTTGTCGCCACGATGGAGACTTGA
- a CDS encoding tetratricopeptide repeat protein yields the protein MTKRSAGQTMLRETGIDGTAARFLLTGSALLIGTFILAGIVAGGAFAKSSPIDAAEQQVDALDSLQTAPEEPRPLAVGDEDVILQVVRDAPRTEEGGQALYKRGLYPEAVMVWKEAAEAGDAGAAYKVGSVHMDGQSVSHSFDIGLEWLNRAAKMGDARAMGDLGSAYDWGFGVERDLDRAAYWFEQGALRGHAASQYNIGVLYEEGDGVEQDVVKAYMFYVLSNENGFPKYPAEAIEELLPKLTNGQIKQGVDAARAFEPISGPLEQEL from the coding sequence ATGACCAAGCGTTCAGCCGGACAGACCATGTTGCGGGAAACAGGTATCGACGGCACAGCAGCACGCTTCTTGTTGACTGGCAGTGCCTTGCTCATCGGTACGTTCATTCTGGCAGGGATTGTCGCAGGCGGTGCATTTGCAAAATCCTCCCCCATTGATGCGGCGGAACAGCAGGTGGATGCCCTGGACTCCCTGCAGACCGCGCCGGAAGAACCGCGACCGCTGGCGGTAGGCGATGAGGATGTGATTTTGCAGGTTGTGCGCGATGCGCCGCGCACGGAGGAAGGTGGGCAGGCGCTTTATAAGCGCGGGCTTTATCCTGAGGCTGTCATGGTCTGGAAGGAAGCTGCAGAAGCGGGTGACGCAGGTGCGGCCTACAAGGTGGGCTCCGTCCACATGGATGGGCAATCGGTATCACACAGTTTCGATATCGGACTTGAGTGGCTGAACCGCGCCGCCAAGATGGGTGATGCGCGGGCAATGGGTGACCTGGGCAGTGCATATGACTGGGGCTTTGGCGTCGAGCGTGATCTGGACAGGGCGGCCTACTGGTTTGAGCAGGGCGCTCTGCGGGGCCATGCCGCAAGTCAGTACAATATTGGTGTGCTGTATGAGGAAGGCGACGGGGTGGAGCAGGACGTGGTGAAGGCCTACATGTTTTACGTGTTATCGAACGAAAACGGCTTTCCCAAATATCCCGCCGAAGCCATTGAAGAACTGCTGCCAAAGCTGACAAATGGTCAGATAAAGCAGGGCGTCGATGCCGCGCGCGCTTTTGAACCTATTTCCGGGCCTCTTGAGCAGGAACTCTAG